A genomic window from Sulfurospirillum multivorans DSM 12446 includes:
- the rpe gene encoding ribulose-phosphate 3-epimerase — protein sequence MLVAPSILSADFGRLREEIVSICEAGCDLVHVDVMDGHFVPNLTIGPVVVSAVAKASTKPLDIHLMVENNTFFVDLFAPLKPKYISFHIEEEKHPHRLIQKIRDLGISPAIVLNPHTPPSHIEYLLEDLDMVLLMSVNPGFGGQKFIPSVLEKAPILKEMILKRNAKTLIEVDGGVNNHNIEALANAGVDIVVAGNYVFGSNDYKSAIDALKV from the coding sequence ATGTTAGTGGCTCCAAGCATTCTCTCCGCTGATTTTGGCAGGTTAAGAGAAGAGATCGTATCGATTTGTGAAGCAGGCTGTGATTTGGTACATGTGGATGTGATGGATGGGCATTTTGTTCCCAATCTCACCATTGGACCCGTTGTGGTCAGTGCGGTAGCTAAGGCTTCTACCAAGCCTCTAGACATTCATTTGATGGTTGAAAACAACACTTTTTTTGTCGATCTTTTTGCACCTTTAAAACCAAAATACATCTCTTTTCATATTGAAGAGGAGAAACATCCGCACCGTCTCATTCAAAAAATCCGTGACTTGGGTATCTCTCCCGCGATTGTTCTCAACCCGCATACGCCACCTTCTCACATTGAATATCTGCTTGAAGATTTGGATATGGTGCTTTTAATGAGCGTCAATCCTGGTTTTGGCGGGCAAAAATTTATTCCCAGTGTTTTAGAAAAAGCACCGATTTTAAAAGAGATGATTTTAAAACGCAATGCAAAAACACTCATTGAAGTCGATGGTGGAGTGAATAATCACAACATTGAAGCGCTTGCAAATGCAGGTGTTGACATCGTGGTTGCTGGTAATTATGTTTTTGGCTCCAACGATTACAAAAGCGCTATTGATGCTTTAAAAGTCTAA
- the rpmB gene encoding 50S ribosomal protein L28, translating into MARKCALTGKGPMVGNNVSHAHNKTKRRFLPNLRTVRVTLEDGTTKKIRIAASTLRTMKKNG; encoded by the coding sequence ATGGCAAGAAAATGTGCTCTTACTGGAAAAGGCCCTATGGTTGGTAACAACGTAAGCCATGCTCACAACAAAACTAAAAGAAGATTCCTTCCAAACCTTAGAACTGTCCGTGTGACACTCGAAGATGGAACGACTAAGAAAATTAGAATTGCTGCTTCAACACTTCGCACGATGAAGAAAAACGGCTAA
- the argJ gene encoding bifunctional glutamate N-acetyltransferase/amino-acid acetyltransferase ArgJ: protein MFTILPLKNGLDNVAGFFCQGVHAGFKPNGNNDVAFIRSNELCDVSSVFTTNVFQAAPIKHFLRYPKGFQTNFILMNAKNANAMTGEKGIEDIETLFGKLKMKFPSIQNPIMSSTGVIGYRLNVEKLSTAFDLFDFNAKDSHATASAIMTTDSFKKELCFKVLLDDGRFFHIAAICKGAGMINPAMATMLCFILTDANIPKADMDELLPPAIEHSFNAVSVDGDTSTNDTVLLLSSKQSGAYHEEAFNEALCMITKELSLMLVRDGEGSTKVVAFEVSGAKSVAEAERAAKALSNSLLVKTALFGEDPNWGRIASTIGASGITCNEDTLVIHYDDVLIYSKDQRSLDAEAEKKAAAVMKKESFRIHCELGMGEENFTAYGCDLGHKYVEINADYRT, encoded by the coding sequence ATGTTTACCATTCTCCCGCTTAAAAATGGACTTGATAACGTAGCTGGTTTTTTCTGCCAAGGCGTTCACGCAGGTTTTAAACCAAACGGCAATAACGATGTTGCGTTTATTCGCTCAAACGAACTCTGTGATGTTTCTTCTGTTTTCACTACCAATGTCTTTCAAGCCGCACCCATTAAGCACTTTTTACGTTACCCCAAAGGATTTCAAACCAATTTTATTTTGATGAACGCTAAAAATGCCAATGCCATGACGGGTGAAAAAGGGATTGAAGATATAGAGACCCTTTTTGGTAAACTCAAAATGAAATTTCCTTCGATTCAGAACCCAATTATGAGCTCAACGGGTGTGATTGGCTATCGTCTCAATGTGGAGAAACTCTCAACCGCGTTTGATCTTTTTGATTTTAACGCCAAAGATTCGCACGCAACCGCATCAGCGATCATGACAACCGACAGCTTCAAAAAAGAGCTCTGCTTTAAAGTCCTTTTAGACGATGGTCGTTTCTTTCATATTGCCGCGATCTGCAAAGGTGCGGGCATGATCAACCCAGCAATGGCAACGATGCTTTGCTTTATATTGACGGACGCAAACATTCCTAAGGCCGATATGGATGAACTTTTACCCCCAGCGATTGAGCATTCGTTCAATGCGGTCAGTGTCGATGGTGATACCTCAACCAACGATACCGTCTTACTTCTAAGCTCAAAACAGAGTGGTGCTTACCATGAAGAGGCGTTTAATGAAGCCCTTTGCATGATCACGAAGGAGCTGAGTTTAATGCTCGTACGCGATGGCGAAGGCTCAACTAAAGTGGTCGCTTTTGAAGTCAGTGGCGCGAAAAGTGTTGCTGAAGCAGAACGTGCGGCTAAAGCTTTGAGTAACTCTCTTTTAGTAAAAACGGCGCTTTTTGGCGAAGACCCTAACTGGGGGCGTATTGCTTCCACGATTGGTGCGAGTGGCATTACATGTAACGAAGACACCCTTGTGATTCACTACGATGATGTCTTAATTTACTCAAAAGATCAACGCTCACTCGATGCAGAAGCAGAGAAAAAAGCAGCAGCGGTTATGAAAAAAGAGTCGTTTCGCATTCACTGTGAACTGGGAATGGGCGAGGAAAATTTTACGGCATACGGCTGTGATTTAGGACATAAATACGTTGAGATTAATGCGGATTATAGGACTTAG
- a CDS encoding YdcH family protein, which yields MLHEYREVISKLKVDNAHFAKIFEKHNELDQKIADIDEGREHLSDADLDVLKKEKLRLKDEAYAMIVAYKKENNL from the coding sequence ATGCTACACGAATACAGAGAAGTTATCTCAAAACTTAAAGTTGACAATGCACACTTTGCTAAAATTTTTGAAAAACACAATGAGCTTGACCAAAAAATTGCGGATATCGATGAAGGTAGAGAGCATTTGAGTGATGCAGATCTTGATGTACTCAAAAAAGAGAAACTAAGACTAAAAGATGAAGCATACGCAATGATCGTTGCGTACAAAAAAGAGAATAACCTCTAA
- a CDS encoding 3-methyladenine DNA glycosylase encodes MNSFDLLVALKNQGYLKTMRDPLWWPRSGTFWVIVGAILTQQTKWEKVEESMAHLERAGVDSLETLVTLDLDLLSTCIKPSGFYNTKAKNLHLLAKAILKTFNSFEVFCETVDREWLLEQKGIGEESADSILCYACKQEAMVVDAYTARLLASFGYSFESYGALQEWMVEGIVSNQAKVDHLYGKEIAIPALFARFHGKIVEFCKENSRGKVVNVESLGF; translated from the coding sequence ATGAATAGTTTTGATCTTTTGGTCGCCCTTAAAAATCAAGGCTATCTTAAAACCATGCGCGATCCTTTGTGGTGGCCGCGTTCTGGCACGTTTTGGGTGATTGTAGGTGCCATCTTAACCCAACAAACCAAATGGGAAAAGGTTGAAGAGAGCATGGCGCATTTGGAAAGAGCAGGCGTTGATAGCTTGGAAACACTTGTTACACTTGATCTTGACTTACTTTCAACCTGCATTAAACCCAGTGGTTTTTACAACACGAAAGCTAAAAATCTACATCTTTTAGCCAAAGCCATTCTTAAAACGTTTAACTCTTTTGAGGTGTTTTGCGAAACGGTTGATCGTGAGTGGTTGTTGGAACAAAAAGGGATTGGCGAAGAGAGTGCGGATTCGATACTCTGTTATGCGTGCAAGCAAGAAGCTATGGTCGTTGATGCGTATACGGCACGACTCTTAGCGTCCTTTGGATACAGTTTTGAATCGTACGGCGCACTGCAAGAGTGGATGGTAGAGGGAATTGTAAGCAATCAGGCTAAAGTCGATCACCTTTATGGCAAAGAGATTGCAATACCTGCACTTTTTGCACGATTTCATGGAAAGATTGTAGAATTTTGTAAAGAAAACAGTCGAGGGAAAGTGGTTAATGTGGAAAGTTTGGGCTTTTAA
- a CDS encoding TIGR00282 family metallophosphoesterase — MKIGFIGDIVGRPGRSMLEIHLRKLRQEFGLDLVIANGENASHGFGLCAQHAKELFSYGADILTGGNHSWDKKEIIPLLDVMPILRPLNYPQGVPGKGVSVLHVKEEKVAIINVMGHYGMPMVENPFLRAQKAVDELRAEGIESIIIDFHAEVTSEKRAMHMLLKGNVSAILGTHTHVGTDDLQIVDGTCYVTDVGLSGARDGVIGMDKAAPLKRFLTGLPASLEIPKKCKKILQMVIIEIEKGKCVEAFKLRVFDDQERIIARAVHE; from the coding sequence ATGAAAATAGGCTTTATTGGAGACATTGTAGGCCGTCCTGGGCGCAGTATGCTTGAAATTCACCTTCGCAAACTTCGTCAAGAGTTTGGGTTAGATCTCGTGATTGCCAATGGCGAAAATGCCAGCCATGGTTTTGGACTTTGCGCGCAACATGCCAAAGAGCTTTTCTCCTATGGTGCGGATATTCTCACGGGTGGAAATCATTCGTGGGATAAAAAAGAGATTATCCCGCTTTTGGATGTGATGCCCATTTTACGACCGCTGAACTACCCGCAAGGTGTACCTGGAAAAGGGGTGAGCGTTTTACATGTAAAGGAAGAAAAGGTCGCGATCATCAATGTGATGGGACATTATGGGATGCCGATGGTTGAAAATCCTTTCTTGCGTGCGCAAAAAGCTGTCGATGAACTTCGAGCTGAAGGTATTGAGAGCATCATTATTGACTTTCATGCGGAAGTGACTTCTGAGAAGAGGGCGATGCACATGCTTTTAAAAGGAAACGTGAGTGCCATTTTAGGTACCCACACGCACGTAGGAACAGACGATCTGCAAATTGTGGATGGAACATGCTATGTAACCGATGTAGGGCTTAGCGGGGCACGTGATGGCGTTATAGGCATGGATAAGGCCGCTCCACTCAAACGGTTTCTCACGGGACTTCCAGCTTCCTTAGAAATTCCAAAAAAATGTAAAAAGATTTTGCAGATGGTCATCATAGAAATCGAAAAGGGCAAATGTGTTGAGGCATTTAAACTGCGTGTATTTGATGACCAAGAGCGCATTATCGCACGAGCCGTGCATGAATAG
- the mfd gene encoding transcription-repair coupling factor, with amino-acid sequence MLQAACYEFFQTKNDLQLLGVKGEKEAFLASEVALFLGKKSYLLPDLRANMGDDLLSFHEEMVELLRSLHAYYKDPSSKKILIAPIRTLLTPLPKAELFSTFSLEFGMRLHLERFREQMFYWGYLAVDVVQGKGEISIRGDIIDVFPPDSEKALRLSLFDDEVESIRFFDCESQKSEKEELESYTLFPALFALDEERHTQMQKRIDSLKSDSFTKDIHSLGLWVLGESGAVYTESFKTYLSADALEELGEIALFDEEGAQKLHNLPCIPEAKQYREIAPSNIKTFLELHQAKKITILARNEVLLRMVDVDSLHVKWIQSERIVNIMNAEEIILSLNKPTTKIKRKRANIVLDELKNGDYVVHENYGIGIFKGLTQAIVLGATKDFVLIEYLGDDKLLLPVENLHVIDRYIGESGGLVSVDRLGKGSFQKLKAKTKERLLEIASEIIAIAAKREMVDGLSLAMEEGEMVQFEADAGFAYTEDQKRVIGEILSDFKSGKMMDRLLSGDVGFGKTEVAMNAIFATIRNGFQALLIAPTTLLCSQHFKSLSSRFAKYNIKVAQLDRFTTAAQKQVILKELKSGALQVCVGTHSLFEVELFNPALVVVDEEHKFGVKQKEKLKNFRENVHILSMSATPIPRSLNMALSSIKQYSQLLTPPNDREDVRTFVKEYDAKVIKEAIIREMRRGGQVFFVHNRIATIEAKRKELLSMMPNLRILTLHSEISATVTEKEMLHFEEKAYDVLLSTSIIESGIHIPNVNTILIDSADHFGMADLHQLRGRVGRSRRQGFCYFLVKDKEELSESAKRRLIALESNSYLGSGSILAYHDLEIRGGGNLVGEAQSGHLKNIGYSLYLRMLEDAINSLMGKTPIASREVDIKLSISAFISDSYIPEDRVRLELYRRLSKCGSIHDVLEIEEEMVDRFGKLDVPTKQFLELIEIKILATGQNVVLVSNYAQNITIKYEDEKKITLQSRSRDDDDVIATVLVQLRGKA; translated from the coding sequence TTGTTACAAGCTGCGTGTTATGAATTTTTTCAGACCAAAAATGACCTCCAACTTTTAGGTGTTAAAGGCGAAAAAGAGGCTTTCTTAGCCTCTGAAGTCGCTCTGTTTTTAGGTAAAAAAAGCTATCTCTTACCCGATCTTAGAGCCAACATGGGCGATGATCTGCTCTCCTTTCATGAAGAGATGGTGGAGCTTTTACGCTCATTGCATGCGTACTACAAAGATCCTTCCAGCAAAAAGATCTTAATTGCCCCGATTCGAACCCTCTTAACACCCCTGCCCAAAGCTGAACTTTTTAGTACGTTTTCATTAGAATTTGGGATGCGTCTGCATCTGGAGCGCTTTCGTGAGCAGATGTTTTACTGGGGTTATCTTGCAGTCGATGTGGTGCAAGGCAAAGGTGAAATCTCCATTCGGGGTGACATCATTGATGTTTTTCCTCCCGATAGTGAAAAAGCATTACGTCTCAGCCTTTTTGATGATGAAGTAGAGAGCATTCGTTTTTTTGACTGTGAAAGCCAAAAAAGTGAGAAAGAAGAGTTGGAGAGCTATACCCTTTTTCCTGCCCTTTTTGCCCTTGATGAAGAGCGTCATACACAGATGCAAAAGCGTATTGATTCGCTTAAAAGTGATAGCTTTACCAAAGACATTCACTCCCTTGGACTCTGGGTTTTGGGCGAGAGTGGTGCGGTTTATACGGAGAGTTTTAAAACCTATTTGAGTGCAGATGCGCTCGAAGAGCTGGGTGAAATTGCCCTGTTTGATGAAGAAGGGGCCCAAAAACTTCACAATCTTCCTTGCATCCCTGAAGCAAAACAGTACCGCGAAATTGCGCCTAGCAATATCAAAACATTTTTAGAACTCCATCAAGCCAAAAAGATTACGATTTTAGCTCGAAACGAAGTGTTGCTTCGCATGGTGGATGTGGATTCTTTACATGTAAAGTGGATTCAAAGTGAGCGCATTGTAAACATTATGAACGCTGAAGAGATCATTCTCTCTCTCAATAAGCCTACGACGAAAATCAAACGCAAACGTGCCAATATCGTCCTTGATGAGCTGAAAAATGGCGACTATGTGGTGCATGAAAACTACGGTATCGGTATTTTTAAAGGGTTAACCCAAGCGATCGTGCTTGGTGCGACCAAAGATTTTGTTTTGATCGAATATTTGGGCGATGACAAGCTTTTATTGCCCGTTGAGAATTTACATGTAATCGATCGTTACATCGGTGAAAGCGGCGGTTTGGTCAGTGTCGATCGTCTTGGAAAAGGGAGTTTCCAAAAACTCAAAGCCAAAACCAAAGAGCGACTGTTGGAAATTGCCAGCGAAATTATCGCCATTGCCGCCAAGCGTGAGATGGTGGATGGACTTAGTCTTGCAATGGAAGAGGGCGAGATGGTTCAGTTTGAAGCCGACGCTGGTTTTGCGTATACCGAAGATCAAAAACGGGTCATTGGCGAAATTCTGAGCGATTTTAAAAGCGGTAAAATGATGGACAGGCTTTTAAGTGGTGATGTCGGTTTTGGTAAAACAGAAGTCGCGATGAATGCCATTTTTGCGACCATTCGCAATGGTTTTCAAGCCCTGTTAATTGCCCCTACCACGCTTTTATGTTCGCAACACTTTAAAAGCCTCTCCTCGCGTTTTGCCAAGTACAACATCAAAGTAGCACAACTCGATCGTTTTACGACCGCGGCACAAAAGCAGGTCATTTTAAAAGAGCTTAAAAGTGGCGCTTTGCAGGTGTGTGTGGGAACGCATTCCCTTTTTGAAGTCGAACTGTTCAATCCAGCGCTTGTCGTGGTTGATGAAGAGCATAAATTTGGCGTAAAGCAAAAAGAGAAGCTTAAAAATTTCCGTGAAAACGTTCATATTCTCTCCATGAGTGCCACGCCAATCCCTCGAAGTCTTAATATGGCGCTGAGTTCCATCAAGCAGTACTCCCAACTGCTCACACCTCCCAACGACAGAGAAGATGTGCGAACCTTTGTCAAAGAGTACGATGCCAAGGTGATTAAAGAGGCGATTATCCGTGAGATGAGACGCGGCGGTCAAGTCTTTTTTGTTCACAATCGCATCGCGACCATCGAAGCTAAACGCAAAGAGTTGCTCTCCATGATGCCCAATCTTCGCATCTTAACGCTTCACTCAGAAATTAGCGCGACGGTGACCGAAAAAGAGATGTTGCACTTTGAAGAGAAGGCGTACGATGTGCTTTTGAGCACGTCCATCATCGAATCAGGCATTCACATTCCCAATGTGAATACGATTCTGATCGATTCGGCTGATCATTTTGGTATGGCAGATCTTCACCAACTTCGCGGTCGTGTGGGACGTTCTCGCCGTCAAGGTTTTTGCTACTTTTTGGTGAAAGATAAAGAAGAGCTCTCTGAGTCAGCTAAAAGACGTCTGATCGCACTCGAATCTAATTCGTATCTGGGCAGTGGCTCCATCCTAGCATACCACGACCTTGAGATCAGAGGTGGCGGTAACTTGGTCGGTGAGGCTCAAAGTGGGCATCTTAAAAACATTGGGTATTCACTCTATTTGCGAATGCTCGAAGATGCGATTAACTCTTTGATGGGAAAAACACCGATTGCTTCACGTGAAGTGGACATCAAGCTCTCGATCAGCGCGTTTATCAGCGACAGTTACATTCCCGAAGATCGCGTACGCTTGGAGCTTTACAGACGTCTGAGCAAGTGTGGAAGCATTCATGATGTCTTAGAGATCGAAGAAGAGATGGTGGATCGTTTTGGCAAGCTTGATGTTCCAACAAAACAGTTTTTAGAGCTGATCGAGATCAAGATTTTAGCCACAGGGCAGAACGTTGTACTCGTTTCCAATTATGCGCAAAACATTACGATCAAATACGAAGATGAGAAAAAGATAACATTGCAATCACGCAGTCGTGACGATGATGATGTCATCGCAACCGTGCTCGTACAGCTAAGGGGCAAAGCATGA
- a CDS encoding bactofilin family protein has product MGIFNKADQYAVPASETTIVASGAKIEGIFNCKTRLHVDGEIIGKVLSDSIVTIGKQGRISGEINASRLIINGLFEGNANCDNVEVLEGGKFLGKVISKELVIEAKAIFEGESKIKTESVEALTYEEQRD; this is encoded by the coding sequence ATGGGAATCTTTAATAAAGCTGATCAATACGCAGTACCCGCTTCCGAAACAACCATCGTAGCCAGTGGAGCCAAAATTGAGGGCATTTTTAATTGCAAAACACGTTTACATGTAGACGGTGAAATCATTGGAAAAGTACTCTCTGATAGCATTGTGACCATTGGAAAACAAGGGCGCATTAGTGGCGAGATTAATGCAAGCCGTTTGATTATCAACGGTCTTTTTGAAGGCAATGCGAATTGTGACAATGTTGAAGTGCTAGAGGGTGGCAAGTTTTTGGGAAAAGTGATCTCCAAAGAGCTTGTCATTGAAGCCAAAGCCATCTTTGAGGGCGAAAGCAAAATTAAAACGGAAAGTGTGGAAGCACTGACGTATGAAGAGCAAAGGGATTGA
- a CDS encoding M23 family metallopeptidase translates to MKNKFTVTISDVNGSRHFLLHQLIKKFLLYFTLFVALSILIGSFVILFLMKEVSTLEAKKESAIAERNELILQNEDLQAKISEKAQEYENIRDKISNVEELIGLRINEEESLDSRLEEIDVTVMEQKTFFDNIPSGDVMAYSDISSHFGWRENPILKRRIFHAGIDLRAPVGTPILAPADGVVKIIQYNQNSGYGNVVSLSHNYGFESYYAHLQNKIAVKEGQFVKKGDLIAYSGNSGMSTGPHLHYEIKFIGRILNPETFLKWRGSNFAEIFKKEKRVTWESLIKLINTQYPLPKQPS, encoded by the coding sequence GTGAAAAATAAATTTACCGTCACGATCTCCGATGTGAATGGTTCACGACATTTTTTATTGCATCAGTTGATTAAGAAATTTTTGCTCTATTTTACACTGTTCGTTGCTTTGTCTATTTTGATTGGAAGCTTTGTCATCTTGTTTTTGATGAAAGAGGTCTCTACCTTGGAGGCAAAAAAAGAGAGTGCCATAGCAGAACGCAATGAGCTTATTCTCCAAAATGAGGATCTTCAAGCCAAAATTTCTGAAAAAGCACAAGAGTATGAGAACATTCGCGATAAAATCAGTAATGTGGAAGAATTGATTGGTCTTCGTATTAATGAAGAGGAGAGTCTTGATAGTAGGCTTGAAGAGATTGATGTCACGGTCATGGAGCAAAAAACTTTTTTTGATAACATCCCTAGTGGCGATGTGATGGCGTATAGCGATATCTCTTCTCACTTTGGTTGGCGCGAAAATCCTATTTTAAAACGGCGTATTTTTCATGCAGGCATTGATCTTCGTGCTCCCGTTGGAACTCCTATTTTAGCACCAGCGGATGGTGTTGTTAAAATTATTCAGTATAATCAGAACAGTGGCTATGGGAATGTAGTCTCTCTCAGTCATAATTATGGATTTGAGAGTTATTATGCACACTTACAAAATAAAATTGCTGTTAAAGAGGGACAATTTGTTAAAAAAGGTGATTTGATTGCTTATTCTGGAAACAGTGGTATGTCAACGGGACCACATTTGCATTATGAGATAAAGTTTATTGGGCGCATCCTTAATCCTGAGACATTTTTAAAATGGCGCGGGTCTAACTTTGCAGAAATCTTTAAAAAGGAGAAGAGAGTCACATGGGAATCTTTAATAAAGCTGATCAATACGCAGTACCCGCTTCCGAAACAACCATCGTAG
- a CDS encoding bifunctional folylpolyglutamate synthase/dihydrofolate synthase, with product MNLHAFLETKPLFYDEIDYARMPKAYERIASHFTLPKIIHLVGTNGKGTTGRFLAHMLFENGLHVGHYTSPHILHFNERIWLDGNDVDEEHLEEAHQKLLSWLDPVVAQSLSYFEYTTLLAMVIFSPLCDFVVLEAGLGGEFDATNVFPKCLSIITPIGLDHQAFLGETIEEIAQTKINSATGIIVLAKQYDAKVVPIAHAKSQELQSQLYEVETFFDKPHLEALIDYGMKHQLPLYLQENFKTALCALTILGYDCDLETFSPTILQGRCQRILPNVLMDVGHNVMAAKALVESLGEKKVFLVYNSYKDKDFKTILEVLKPIIEAILVIKIESPRAANQADLYDVAKTLALPIASFETILSDKEYLVFGSFSVVEAFLKGLCEK from the coding sequence ATGAATTTACACGCTTTTTTAGAGACCAAACCGCTTTTTTACGATGAGATTGATTATGCGCGTATGCCCAAAGCTTATGAGCGCATCGCATCTCATTTTACGCTTCCTAAAATAATTCACCTCGTTGGCACCAATGGAAAAGGGACAACGGGGCGTTTTTTAGCACACATGCTCTTTGAAAATGGTTTACATGTAGGACACTATACGTCACCACACATTCTTCACTTTAATGAACGCATTTGGCTGGATGGAAACGATGTGGATGAAGAACACCTTGAAGAAGCGCATCAAAAACTTCTCTCTTGGCTTGATCCTGTGGTAGCCCAATCGCTCTCGTACTTTGAATACACCACACTACTCGCCATGGTTATTTTCTCTCCCCTGTGTGACTTTGTTGTTTTGGAAGCAGGGCTTGGTGGTGAGTTTGATGCGACCAATGTCTTTCCAAAATGCCTTTCTATCATCACTCCAATTGGGCTTGATCACCAAGCGTTTTTGGGTGAAACCATCGAAGAGATCGCTCAAACGAAGATCAACAGTGCTACGGGCATAATCGTCTTAGCGAAGCAGTATGATGCGAAAGTTGTGCCTATTGCACACGCAAAATCCCAAGAACTTCAAAGCCAACTTTACGAGGTCGAAACCTTTTTTGATAAACCTCACCTCGAAGCTTTGATTGATTATGGAATGAAGCATCAACTGCCACTTTATTTACAGGAAAATTTTAAAACAGCCCTTTGTGCATTAACCATTCTTGGGTATGATTGTGATCTTGAAACGTTTTCTCCGACGATTTTGCAAGGACGATGTCAGAGAATTTTGCCCAATGTGCTGATGGATGTCGGGCACAATGTGATGGCAGCGAAAGCGCTGGTGGAGAGTTTAGGCGAAAAAAAGGTTTTCTTGGTCTATAATAGTTATAAAGATAAAGATTTTAAAACTATTTTAGAGGTTTTAAAACCAATTATTGAAGCGATTTTAGTGATTAAGATCGAGAGTCCAAGGGCCGCAAATCAAGCTGATTTGTACGATGTTGCGAAAACATTAGCACTTCCTATCGCTTCGTTTGAGACTATTTTGAGCGATAAAGAGTATTTAGTTTTTGGCTCTTTTTCGGTTGTGGAAGCATTTTTAAAGGGTTTATGTGAAAAATAA